From the genome of Bremerella sp. JC817:
ATCTGCAACCTGGTGGTCGATATCAGCGAAAGCATGCGCTACCGCGGTCCTGATGCGGCGATGTCGAAGCTGGAATACGCCCAGGCATTGGCCGCGACATTTGCCTGGCTGATTCTGCAGCAACAAGATGCAGTCGGCCTGGTGACGTTCGATCAGCAGGTGCGATCGCTGGTTCCACCTAGCGGCAGCCCGGTGCAATTGCAGCAAGTCATCGACGTGCTGCAGTCGGTCGAATCGAAAGAGAAAACCGAGATCGGTCCGCTATTGCACGAGCTTTCCGGACGGTTGAACCGCCGTGGTTTGGTGATTGTGCTGAGCGATTTCTTTGACGATGTCGACTCGATCATGGCAGGCCTCAAACACCTCCGTTTCCGCAAACACGACATCATTTTGATGCATGTGCTCGACCCGGCCGAACTCGATTTTCCGTTCGATCGTCCCACGATGTTTCATGGCCTCGAACAGTTCCCGGAACTGCTGGCCGACCCGATCTCGGTCCGCAAAGCGTACCGCCAAGAGATTGATTCGTTTGTGAACGATCTGCGAAGCCAGACGTTGGCGAACCAGATGGACTATGCCCAGGTCCGAACCGACATGCCGTTCGATGCGGTCCTGCGGAATTACTTGAACCACCGCAACGCCCGTTTAGTTTAGAACGGCGCTAGCCAGGAACAGTTTTAACCTAGTGAATCCTTTTGCGTTTTCCAGTGCGACGATGCTCCTGTGGGGGTTGGCTGCCGTAGCGCCGATTCTCATTCATCTGTGGAATCGTCGTCGCTACCGTGAAACCGACTGGGCCGCGATGAAGTTCCTGCTGGCCGCGATGAAGAAGAATCGCCGCCGCATTCAGGTCGAGCATCTGCTTCTGCTGCTGGTACGTTGTGCGATCCTGCTCTTCTTCGCGATCGCTTTGGCCGACATGTCGTGCGTCGGCGGCTCAGGAATTGCCGGTTTCGGCGGACCAGGTTCGGCAACGCATACCGTGCTGGTGATCGACCAGTCTTACAGCATGGCGTACGGCGAAGATGGTCAGACGCGGCTCGATCGGGCAAAAGAATTGGCCCGGCAACTGGTCAACGAAGCAAGCGAAGGTGACGGGTTCACGCTGATCACCATGGGGCGAACGGCTCGAGGCGTGATCTCGGAACCGGCTTTCGACCCAGGCGATGTCCTGCGCGAAATCGATCAGATCGATATCGACCCTGGCGTTGCTGTGCTTGATCTGACTCTGGCCGAAATTGAAGGTGTGCTGCGTGTCGCTGCCCGAGACTTCCCACGCCTGCGACGATCTCAGGTTTGTATCCTGACCGACTACGGTGACGTGACCTGGAAAGATGCGGCGTCGCAGTCGAGCGAACAACTGCTGACGAAGATTCAGGAACTCGCCGTGATGCGAACCCTCGACGTCGGTCAGCCCCAAACGACCAACAGTGCGATCGTCGGTGCGGAACAAGTCACGCCTTATCTCACGCCGAATCAGCCAGCTCGGTTCCGAGTCGATATTACCTGCGACAATGCCTCACAGTTGCCAAGCCAAGTCTTGCAGATGATGGTCGATGGTCGGCTCGTCTCGCAGAAGATGGTTCCTTTTGTCGACAACCAGATCGTATCGGTCGAGATGAACACCGTCTTCACCCAGCCAGGGACGCACGCCATTGAGTTTCGCCTGGAAGACGACCTGTTGAAGGTCGACAATCACCGCTACGTCGTTGTCGAAGTGAAGCCGCAGCTACGTGTGCTTTGCCTGGCAAGCGATGTTCCTTCGCTCAAGTTCTTGAAGCTGGCTCTCGATCCTTCCGGTGAAATCGATTCGGCGATCAAGGTCGAGACAATGAATGCCTCGGCACTGCTCGATATCGACCTGCTGGCCTATGATGCGGTCTACCTGTCGAATGTACCGCAAATTGCTCCCGACGAGGCAGCCGTCTTGCGAGGCTACGTAGAACGTGGGGGCGGGCTGGTGATCTTCCTCGGCGATAAAGTTCGGGCCGACAGTTACAACGCCGCTTTCCGGCCAACTGGCGAGAATCCTGCTCCGCTGCTCGGCGTGCATCTCGATCAGCCATCGAAGCGGGGCGAATATTTCCTCGACCCACGCCAGTACGAAAGTCCAATTCTCGAGCCATTCCGCGGCCAGCAGGCCGGTGGTTTGTTGACGACTCCGGTCTGGAATTACTTCCAGGTCACTCTGCCAGAAGGCTCGTCGGCGAAGGCCGATTTGTGGTTTGGCAGCGGCGATCCGGCGATCGTTTCAGGGCAATACCATCCTGCGCTGAAGGATGAGGACGTCGTCTCCAGACTCGGAGGCAACGTGCTGCTGTTCTGTCTGCCGGCCAGCACCGACAGCGTTGACCGTTCGCTCGATCCGCCTGAAGCGTGGACCGTATTTCCGACCTGGCCGAGCTTCCCACCGCTGGTGCAAGAGTCACTTGCCATGGCGGTCGCCTCGCAGTTCGATCGCCGCAATCGCCAACTGGGCGAAGTGTTTGAAGGGATTGTCGAAGGTAACTTGGGGGCGACCTTGATCGAAGTGACATTGCCTGATGATCAGTCGAGCCGTATCGAAGCCGTTGCCCGCGACGACCGTTTATTCTGGGCGTTTGATCGAACCGATCAGGTCGGCATTTATCGCTCGAAGTCTCTGTCGGACGGAGCGACCTCGCAGGTCGAGTTTGCTGTGAATCCCGATCCACGGGAAAGCGATCTGACGCGCGTTGCCATGGAGAACGTGCCACCTGGCTTGCAGCCTGGCGAGCATGGAGCAGACGTGGCAGGCGGAAGTCCGGTGGTCGCGGCTGCGTCGTCGATCGATCTGTTTCGCTACGCGTTGATTCTGGTGCTTGGTCTTTTGTTCTTTGAAAGTTTTCTGGCCTTTCGATTTGGGGCCGCCGCACGATGAATGACGCATGGCGACAATTCGTTCGGTGGACCCTGGCCGATGAGAGCCCGGTAACCGATGCCACGATGGAAGTGACCTTGCAGTGGGCGCCTCCGTGGGCGGCATGGGTGACGCTGCTGATTGTGATCGCGGCGGTGTTATTCTTTGGCTCGATCTATCGTCGAGAAAACCGTCAGCGAGCGATCCCCAAATGGGCGTTCCTGTTGGCTGGCCGCCTGACGCTGATCGGGATCGTACTGTTCATGCTCTATGGACTTCAGCAGCAGCCGTTCCAGACCGACGCACCTGACCTGGTCATCGCGATCGACGACACGCAAAGCATGTCGCATCAAGATAGCTTTGCGGAAGGGGAAGAGTCGTTGATTCGCTCGCGCGTTGAAGCGGCGAACCTGGGCGAGCCGACTCGTTGGAACCAGGCCCGGACCGTGCTGCTGGAAGAGAACGAGTCACTGCTCAAGAAGCTTCGCGAACGGTATAACGTTCGATCGTATTGGCTGGGAGACTCCGGCCGAGCACTGACCGTTCCGGACGATCAGTTCGGCGATGCCCTCCGAACGTCGACACCTTCCGGCGAAGTGAGTCGACTGGGAACGAGCCTTTCACAAATTCTGGAACAACAGCGTGGCCGACCGACAGCTGCGGTCGTGCTACTTTCCGACGGCGTAACGATCGAAGGGCCTAGCCTTTCCGAAGGAGCCCAACAGGCAGCACTGCGTGGCATTCCAGTCTTCCCGATCGGAATCGGTAGCCAGCAGCTTTCGCGGGAGCTTCGCCTCGAAGAAGTCGTTGTCGATCCGGTCGCCTTTGTGGGCGATACACTAACCTTCACGATTCGTCTTTCCGCCCAAGGGATGGAAGGGGAATCGGTTCGTTTGTCGGTTGCCGATCGTGACAATCCAAGTGTCGTTCTGAATGAGTTTGAACTGACTCTTCCCACAGAACGCGTGACCCGCGAAGTTCGGTTGCAGTTCCGGCCAGACAAGATTGGCGACTTTCACTATGTCGTGAAGGTCGATACGGCCAGCGGCGATATGACCGGCGAAGAGACTTCGGTCACGCGAAAGGTGAAGGTGCTCGATGCAACGATTCGCGTTCTCTATGTCCAGGCCTATCCCCGCTTTCAGTTTCGTTATTTGAAGATGCTGCTCGAGCGGCAGTTAAAACGGAATGAGGGCCTGTCGGAACCAGAACGTGCCTTCGACCTGACCACCATCCTGCAAGATGCCGACCAGTCGTATGCCGATCAGGACGAGACTGCTGAAGTTGCTTTCCCAGCGACGCGTGATCAGTTGTTCTCTTACGATGTGGTGATCGTCGGAGATGTGAACTCGGCGTTCCTCAGTCGCGAGCAACTGCAAAACCTGCGCGACTTCGTCGAAGTCAAAGGGGGCGGGCTGATCTTTGTCGGCGGCCAATACTTCCTGCCATGGGATTACCGCGCAACGCCGATCGATGCGTTGTTTCCGTTCGCTTTGGATGACGTGCCTCGTACTGATACCGACCAGTCCTACCCCGATCCACTGCGTGCCGAGCTTTCGGAACTGGGGCTCAATACGCTTCCACTGCAAGTTGCCCAGACCCCTGCGGAGTCGATCGCAGCGTGGCAAGGCATGGATCAGGTCTATTGGAACGTACCGATTCAGCGGCTCAAGCCAGGGGCGCAAACGTTGGCTCAGGTCACCCGCCCTGATGGCGAACGACAGCCGCTTCTCACGCAGCAGTTCATCGGTCGCGGCAAGGTGATGTTCCTGGGAAGCGATGACCTGTGGCGATGGGATTATCACGACGAGTTCTGGATGCAGACGATTCGCTATTTGGCTCGATCGAGCTTGTTGGGATCGGATGGCTCGGTCGAAATCACGGTCGATCGTTCGACCTATCGCACCGGTGAGTCGGCCACCGCTCGCGTTCGTTTCTTTGACGAAGGTCAGGCCCCGCCTGCCGACGACGGCGTTCAGTTGACGCTCGAAAAGCCGGACGGCCGCACACGGACGATCACGATGTCGCGCGTCGCCGGAAATCGAGACCTGTTCGAGGCAACCATTCCAGGCCTGACCGCCGGTGACCATCGGCTGTGGATCGTTCAACCGTTGCTGCGGGGCGAATCAGGCGAAACCGAACCACCCTCGACCCTGTTTTCGGTCGAACCCGTCGCAGGCGAAATGACGCGGCTAGATATGGACTTAGACGAACTTCGCCAGACTGCCTCGTCGACGAGGGGCCAGTATTTCTCGTTCCTCGACTCGGGGAAGCTATTAGATGTCCTCCCGCGGGGGAGGCAGGTCCGGATTCAGACTTTGCCGCCCGAGCCGCTGTGGAATTCCTGGAAACTTGCCCTGTTGTTCGTCACACTATTAATTGGAGAGTGGGTCCTGCGAAAACGCATGGGTCTGCTCTAGTTTGTCCCGAAGGAAATGACGGATGGCTTCCGAAACCTCTAAATCCAATGCGTCCACTGGCGACCACATTGTGGTACGTCGCGTGGAAGAAGCTCGCCGAGGGGCGATGCGTCGCGTTCGCGTGCGCGGGACGGCATGGGCAGTGGTGGCGGCGGTGGCCTTCCTGTTGGGAATGGCGTTGTTCGATTACCTGCTTCGCCAGGACGACATTGGCACACGCTGGTTCCTCTCGCTGATCACGTTCGGCGGTGTCTTATTCTGCGGATACTTTTGGCTACTGCCGGCCTGGCGTTGGGCTCCTTCGCTGCAGCAGATTGCTCAGCGGATAGAGCAGTTCTTTCCAGAGATGCGCGATCGAATTTCGAGTGCGCTCTTCTTTCTGGGTCAGGACGAAAAAGACGCCTCGGGCAGCTCGACCTATTTTCGCCATAAGCAAATTAACGAGACGGCGGCCACGCTGACCTATACCGATTTGTCCGTCGCCTTGAACCGCAACCTGGCGACCCGGGCTGTCTACGCAACGATCGGCATGACCTTAGTGTTGCTGTCGGTGATGTTCTTTTCGCCGCAGCAGTTAACGACGGCGGTCGCTCGACTGGCGATGCCATGGAAGACAATCGAATGGCCGCGGCATAACAATCTGGCCTTGGTCGATCCTCCGCTGGTCGTGCCGATGGGTGGCCGAGCTACCATCATGGTCGAAGACATCAATGGCCGAATGCCGGAACAGTTAGAGCTTCAGGTCCGTTACCAGCCGGACGAACGCCCGATGGTTCACCCGATGCAACTCGACCTGGAAAGCAACCAGATGGTTTACCAACTGGATGGCATCCAACGGCCGTTCGAGTTCCGTGTCGAAGGGGGCGACGACGACACGATGGCCTGGTATTCGGTCGATGTGGTCAAGCCACCGAAGTTCACCGATATCCAAGTCACGCTGGTGCCGCCGGAGTACACTCGTTGGCTGCCAAGCGAATCGCCACGTTCCATCATCGCCTTGGCAGGAACCTCGCTTCAGCTTCGCGGAAAGGTTGATCAAACCATCACCCAGGCGGAGTTCGTCTTCGACGCTGCCGGCGAAACGCAGGCATTCCCCTTGGTGATCGGCGAAGATGGCAAGAGCTTTTCGACGCCGCCCGGTTCGGAAAGCGAACCTGTCGTTGGTCCGGTTCTGGAAAAGAGTGGCAACTATTGGATCGAAGTCACGGTCGATTCAGGCCTCAAGAAAGGGGAAGGGCAACGCTTTCCCGTTCGCGTCATTCCTGACAAAACGCCGATCGTCTCGTGGATCGCTCCTGATCGCAACCTTTCGCTCACCGCGTCGGCGATGCTCGATCTGTCGGCAGGCGTTCGTGACGATTTGCGAACCGAGAATGTGAAGCTGGCGGTGACCCGTCCCGCCGATGCCACCGTGCTGGTCGACGAGTCCGTCTACATAGGCCCGGAAGAGATCCCGTTTGAAACGGCCCCAAGCAACCTGGCGATGGGGCAGGGCGAAGATCTGGAGATCGTCTATTCGCTCGACTTTGCAAAGCTGGATGGACTGGTCCCAGGTACCGTGCTCGAGCTGATCGTTTCGGCGAGCGACTATCGTCCGCAGTCTGGCAAAAGCCTGCCACGCGTGATCACGATCATTTCGGATGAACAACTCGACCAACGCGTCAATCGTCAACAACGCGACATCATCTCGAAGATCGCCGATGCTCGGCGTTTGCAGCAAGACGCGCGCCAGCAGACACGTAGTGTCGAGATTCAACTGAACGAAGGCTCCAAGCTTGGCCCGGCAGAGATGGCGAATCTGCAGAACGGTGAGCAGAACCAGAAGAACGTTCGCGACAAGCTGGTCGGCGGTAAAGAAAGTGCCTTGGCCAAGATCGATCAATTGCTCAACGAGCTGAAGCAGAATCGGAAGCCTGATCACGATGCGACCGAAATGTTGGAGGACCTGAAGCAGAAGATCGAAGGGATCGCCAATCAGGAACTCACGCCGATCGAAAACGAGATGACGCAGCTTCGTCGTCAAACGGCTCAAGCGGGCCAAACCTCGTCGCCAAACGGCGAAGGCGAACCTTCTGGCGAACAACCGGATCAGCCGAAGGAAGAAGGTGCCACCGAACCAGACGCGGGCCAGCCGGGCGAGAAGGGGGCTAACGAACAACAGCAGCAGACTCAAGAGAAGCTCAAGGAAGTGGGCGAGCGACAAGAGAACGTTGCGGGGCAACTGCAAGACTGGCAAAACGATTTGAACAAGTGGGATACGTTCCGCCGTTTCGCGATGGATGTTCGGGAACTGGCCAGTCGCCAGGAAGATCTTTCGCGAGCTGTTGACGAGAAACAGGCCGATATGATCGGCAAAGATGTCGAGCGGATGACCCCTGATGAACGTGCCGACCTGAAGCAAATGGCCGAACAGCAAACCGGCCTCGCAGGCGAACTAGATCAGATCCAGTCTCGCATGCGAGATATGCTGCAGAACAAACCAGACAGCGAAGATGTCTCGAACACGCTGAAAGATGCCATCGCCGAAAATCGTGACTCGGCCGTTTCACAGCGAATGCGACAAGCAGGCCAGCGGATCGAACAAAACAAATTGTCTTCCGCCAAGGACTCGCAAGACCAGGTCCAGAAATCGCTGGAAGATGTGCTCGACACGCTGCAAAACCGTCGCGAGATCGACAAAAAGGAGCTGAAGCGCAAGCTCGATGAAGCGAAGCAGGAACTGGAAGAGCTTCAAGAGCAGCAAAAGGAATTAAAGCAGAAAGCGACTGAAGCCAAGAACCAGGCCGATCGCAACGATGCTTCACCGATGGGCCAGCAATCGCGTCAGAAACAACTCGAGCGTCTGAAGGAACAAGCCCAACAGATGCAGCAGCAGGCCGAACGCCTGGCACGCAAGCTGGAACGGCTCTCGGCGCGGAAAGCTGCCGAGAAGGTTCGCGATGCGGCCGAGCGTTTGGAAGAGGCAGCCAAGAATGCTCAGAACATGGATCCTGAACAGCTGCAGGAAGAGATCGATCAGGCCCAACAAGATTTGGAAGATGCGCAACAGGAATTGGAAGAGCAGCAAGAGCAAGTCGAGCAAGACCTGGCCGACGAACAAGCGGCCAAGCTAAAGCAGTCGATCGATCAGTTGATCATCCGTCAGACGCGCATTCGTGACGAATTGACTCGCTTGGAAAAAGCCCAGTCGGTCGACGGTCAACTTACGCCGGCTCAGCAGCAAACGATTCTGGGACTGTCGCTTGAACAAGCGGCGATCACCGACGAGATTCGTTCGTTCGCCGAAGCGATTGCCAAAGCGGAGGTGTATCACCTCTCGCTGCTGCTCACCGCCGAGGTGACGACTGATCTGGCCCGGATCTTGGACACCAGCAAGGTCGACCGTCAGGCCTTGGCTCTGGCAGACGAAGCGGTCGAGCGGCTGGAACAACTGGTCGCTGCGATGGAAGAAGAGCAGAAGCAAAAGCAGGGCGAGCAGCAACAACAACAGAATCAGGATCAACAAGATCATGCTCAGCAGAATCAGCAGCAGCAACAAGGAAGCCAGGATGGTATTAGCCAGACGGCCCAGTTGCGTTTATTGAAGCTGATGCAGCAGTCGCTCAAAGGGCGCACTGAAAAAGCCGGGAAACGCATGGCCGAGAATCCGAACGCCAACGATCAGGCCGAACTGGCTCGCTTGGCGTCGGAGCAGGGACGTCTTTCCGAGATGACGCTGAACCTGATCAAGAACACGGAAGAAGAAATGTTCGACCCGGACAGTCTGCCCGATCTCGAACAGACCGTTCCTGGAGAGGAGGAAGGCAATGAACCTTAAGTTTCCATTCGCCTATGGTTTCGTCGTACTAGGTCTAGTGCTGGGGGGCTGGTGTATTCCGGTCTCGGCCCAGGATGCCAGCGACGAAGATCCTGCGATGTCTTCGCTGGACGAAGAACTTTTCAACGATCTGGGAAGCGACTTGTTCGGCGATCTCGATTTGCCTGCCGAAGCGAAGGAAGCTCCAGAAATGGAGAAGCCGGCGACCGACGACGAAGGCAAGCCGAAAGAGACTTCCAACGATGAAAATGCAGGCCCACGCGGCATGGGGATCGAGCGCACCGATCAGATGGTTCAAGAAGACCCGCTGACCAAAATCGGCGGTTTGATGCGCGAAGTTCAGAAACGGATCTCCGGCGGTCAGGCCGAGTCGCAAACGGTTGCGATGCAGCAGAAGATTATCGAAGAGATCGAAAAACTGCTGGAGCAACAGGATCAGCAAAACAACCAGAACCAATCCAACAGCAATTCGCAAAATCAGAATCAGAATCAAAACCAAGATCAACAACAGAATCAGCAGCAAAGCCAGTCGGGCGGCCAGCAGCAAAACCAACAGCAACAGCAGGGTGGCCAACAACAGCAACAACAAGGACAGCAGCAAGGTCAACAACAGGGCCAACAGGAAGGGCAGCAGCAGTCGATGCAGGAAGGGCAAACCGGTGGCGAGCCGCAGCCAAGTGAAGGTAATGGTGAGCCAGGTGAGGAAGAAAGCAACGATTCCAGCAACAGCACCGATAACCTCCGCGATCGCAAGGTGATGCCGATCTCGCCGGAAGAACAAGACGCCCTGGTCAAGAAGGCGTGGGGTAACTTGCCGACCCATTTGCGAAAACAGATCTCGAACAGTTCGATGGAACGGTTCCTGCCGAAGTACGAACGGCTGACTCAGGAATATTTCCGCAAGCTGGCGGAACTTGAGGAGTAAGCCAACGCGACCATGGATCATTATTCACGCAGAACGATGTTGAAGTCCGCCCTGGCTGCTGCTGGCACCGGGAGCATTGGTTCAATGCTCGCCGCCCAGGAATGGCGTGGCACTTCGCGGCGTGCTTCCAGTGGACTCATCACGCCCGACATTCAATTGAGCATCAACCAAGGTCTGCAGTACTTGGCGGAACGGCAGACGACGCAAGGGCAGCAGCGCGGCGCGTTCGGTTCCGATGGCTATCGTGCCAACACGGCGGTAGTCGGGCTGGCCGGTCTCGCCTTCATGGCATCGGGCAGTTCGCCCAATCGCGGACCGTACGGGGCCAATATTTCTGCATGCCTCGATTACCTGCTGGCCAATACGCAAAGCGGTGGCTTTGTCGCCCTGCCCAATGCCCGAACGCATGGTCCGATGTATGGCCATGGTTTCGCGACGTTGTTCCTGGCGGAGGTCTACGGCATGACCGGCGTGCCGGAACTTCGCGATACGGTTCGAGCGGCGATCAAGCTGATTGTCGATACGCAGAATGCCGACGGCGGTTGGCGTTACCAGCCGGTCCGAAGTGAAGCCGATATTTCGGTCACGGTCTGCCAGATGATGGCTCTACGAGCAGCACGTAACGCGGGCATCTTCGTACCGAACGAAACGGTCGATCGCTGTGTCGACTATGTCACCCGCAGCCAGAATCCAGATGGTGGTTTCAGCTACATGCTGACCGGCGGACCGAGTGCCTTCCCACGTTCGGCCGCAGGCGTGGTCGCTCTTTACAGTGCCGGTTTGTACGAAGGAGAGATCATCGAGCGAGCCCTGAAGTACCTCGATGACAACCTGCCGCAGGAAAGTACCTTCCGCGGCAATAATCACTTCTTCTATGGCCAGTACTACGCGGCCCAGGCCTTCTGGCATGTCGGCTCGCAACGGTGGGAACGCTATTACCGAATGATCCGCGAGGTCCTGCAAGATCGACAGACGGCCCAAGGTTTCTGGACCGACTTTATCTGTCCTGAATATGGGACGGCGATGGCGTGTATCGTGCTGCAACTTCCCAACAACTATCTTCCGATCTTCCAAAAATGATGCTGGTGATTGTTCGCACAATGTTGTGGTGCTGTCTGGTATTGGCGGCTTCGGTATGCCATGCCCAGTCGGTCGTCACTGGACCACTGGTCTCTATCGGAAAGCCAACGACCAACGTCGCCATCCGCGAGATCGCCGATCTTGAACATTGGACCGGCGAGTCGACGATCGAGGTCGGCCAGGTCGTCCGCTTTGGCAATCCCGAACTGATCGAAGATGACGGCGTGGTGTTGTTTGACGATGGCACCCGGATCGTTGCGAAGGAATTGCACACGCAAGGCAACTCGCTGCATGGCTACACTCGGCTGTGGGACGAAATCACTTTACCGCTCCGGCCGTTGCGAGGCATCTTGTTGCGGGCTCATCCTGAAGTCGATCAAACCCAACTGGCACTCGATCGGATTCAAGCCTACGACGGCACTCGGGATCGGTTGGCTCTGATCAACGGCGATCATGTCGAAGGGACCTTTCGCCGGCTGACCGCGCTGGATGTCGAGTTTCAAGTCGGCAAGAAACTGCTGACCTTAGAGCGAAACCGCGTTGGCGAGATCCTATTCGCGAAGACGGCGGGCAATCTTCCGCCGCCAGGGCAGGGAGTCTGGGTCGGTCTACGCGATGGCTCGCTGCTGCTGGCCAATCAAATCAAGCTGCACGACGAACGATTGCAAGTTCGCTTGCCCAGCGGCGTCTCGCTGAAGTCATCGGTGCTTGAAAACGCCTACATGTTCGTGACCTATCTTCGTCCTGTCGGAACTGGCGTGCGATATCTAAGCGATCTCGAAGCGATTGGGTTCAAGAATCTTGGATTCCTCAGTACCCAGTGGGATTACAAGAAGGACCGCAACGTCCAAGGGGGAACGCTGAAGTCGGATCGCTATGTCAGCCAGAAAGGGATTGGCATGCATGCGACATCGCGGTTGGCGTACAAGGTCGATCCAGGCGATGCCCGGTTCAAAGCGAAGGTGGGCATCGACGACGATACCAAGGGGGCTGGCAGTGTGGTCTTCAAGGTCTACACCAGTCAGACCGGCAAAGATTGGAAGGTCGCTTACGAAAGCCCGATCGTCCGCGGAGGCGAGGCTCCGAAAGACGTCGATGTTTCGGTGAAGGGTATGAAGGGCATCGCCCTGGTCGTCGAGTTCGCCGACGGTGCCGACGTGCTCGATCATGCCAACTGGCTGGATGCTCGCTTCGAGCCTGAGTAAGGGCACGAAAAAAGGGACGAGGTGTTCCCCGTCCCTTTCTTGGATTGGCTGGCGGTTGCGAATTGCTTACGCGCCGTACTTCTGCAGACGACCGGCGTTGGCCATGGCCAGGGTCATCAGGTATTGAGCTTCGAAGTGTCCCAGGCCGCCACGAGCTGTGGTCGATTCGCCGAAGGTGGTGTGACCATCAGGACGGCAGCAGTTCGAGTACAGCATGGTCGGAACTGGATGCCAGCTATGGCTTGCCAGGAACGATGGGGTGCTGTGGTCGCCGGTGACGATCAGGACGTCTGGGTTCAGAGCCAGGATCTTAGGAATCTGGGCATCGAACTCTTCGGTGCGTTTGACCTTGGCGTCGAAATCGCCATCTTCACCGCTCGAGTCGGTGTACTTGAAGTGGATGAAGAAGAAGTCGTACTCTTCCCAGTGCTGCTTCAGCACTTCCAGTTCGTCGTCCAGCGATTGAGCGTTGCCCAGGATGTCCATGCCGACCAGGCTCGCCAGACCCTTGTACATTGGGTAGACAGCGATGGCCCCCGCCTTCAGGCCGTAGACTTCTTCGTAGGTTGGAATCGAAGGCTTGGCCGAGAAGCCACGCATGGTCAGGCAGTTCGCCTTCTTTTCGTCCTTCAGCATCTTCTTCGCTTCTTCGAAGAACTGCTTGGCGATGGCAGCCGTCTTCTGGCTGGATTCGTCGGCACCGACTGGATCCAGCGGCAGAACGCCGGTCGCCTGTGGGTCGGTGTCGGCAACGTTGCCCCCCAGACCGTCGCCCCCGCGGAAGACGACCACGAAGCGGTGTTCCTTCACTGGCTTCACGATCACTTCGACACCGGGGATCTTGATGGCGTTGAGGCTTTCGGCCAGCGGAGCGCTCTCTTCGGTCGGGATACGACCGGCGCGGCGATCGGTGATCTTGCCGTCGGCATCGACAGTGCAGAAGTTACAGCGAACGGCCACGTCGCCATCTTGCAGTGGCAGACCGATGCCGGTGGCTTCCAAGGCACCACGACCGATCAGGTACTTCAGTGGGTCGTAACCGAACAGGCCCAAGTGACCAGGGCCACTACCGGGACTGATGCCTGGCTTCACAGGGATGCTGGCGCCCTGCACGCTTTTCGCGGCGAGTGCATCGAGATTGGGCGTTTGGGCAGCTTCCAGTTCGGTCTTGCCGCCTGGCTCGTGAGGCAGCCCACCCAGGCCATCGCCAACAAACATGACGATCTTGGTGTTGTTCTTCGACTTCAGGCTGCGAACCAGATCAATTTGGTCCATGGCGTTGCTCTCTCTGGAATCTTTTCAGGTGATGGGTGGGTAAAGTGCAATGATTTGTATGTGGTCAATTATCAGCTTTTTCAGCCATTTCACAACCACGTAGGCGGGTAGGTAAAAAGCCACTAAAGCTTAACAAGGTTG
Proteins encoded in this window:
- a CDS encoding 2,3-bisphosphoglycerate-independent phosphoglycerate mutase, which translates into the protein MDQIDLVRSLKSKNNTKIVMFVGDGLGGLPHEPGGKTELEAAQTPNLDALAAKSVQGASIPVKPGISPGSGPGHLGLFGYDPLKYLIGRGALEATGIGLPLQDGDVAVRCNFCTVDADGKITDRRAGRIPTEESAPLAESLNAIKIPGVEVIVKPVKEHRFVVVFRGGDGLGGNVADTDPQATGVLPLDPVGADESSQKTAAIAKQFFEEAKKMLKDEKKANCLTMRGFSAKPSIPTYEEVYGLKAGAIAVYPMYKGLASLVGMDILGNAQSLDDELEVLKQHWEEYDFFFIHFKYTDSSGEDGDFDAKVKRTEEFDAQIPKILALNPDVLIVTGDHSTPSFLASHSWHPVPTMLYSNCCRPDGHTTFGESTTARGGLGHFEAQYLMTLAMANAGRLQKYGA